In the Wyeomyia smithii strain HCP4-BCI-WySm-NY-G18 chromosome 2, ASM2978416v1, whole genome shotgun sequence genome, one interval contains:
- the LOC129721565 gene encoding nascent polypeptide-associated complex subunit alpha, muscle-specific form isoform X1: MDHTKTKPHECYEFLDLTDVDDCVKNALASTLYTGPASAGVGGGGVGGSNGNGNGGDDSNSGGFKGNRKQYRTRRRQSNASSVMSSSDGSGVYEYIPYDTRRYPAYPHLVTATYPSSHSAGLPEYHHSPQFPYSVAPIIVDGSSGFYRHSSTAPTKRTSHSRSTDHAVTTGRASHHYHPQSQVPPPSWSPVVVASSASSAYTLPNSSANTSLETPYTEFDECDHQLSCPPGCYHVIGDRNFVPPIVDTSTATAASTPVTTTMPPHTTNPQYQSQQQQQQAQQQQHQPQQQSQSQTQTSQVQPGNGHNVTASVSRGAGEQQTIVAAPSASHQAMYPSQPIPTGYMAGGPHGNTMYPMQVIPQPLPGNVYVSNLTANVNVHGFMPHGMPASYMTAAGTPPGPTTGAFIASEVPPVGGHEMIGQVMGPRGGDARGAIRRTGRSSRIGSAPRPRGTFVPHHVAQQPIVVQQGQPQQPIPQGQNQPQQQQPSTPQPQQQGQSQSQQTQVQQPPQQHTPELVQHPMTMEPQQMMSPAQAYGYGGGYYFPLQFYQPHVQGHHPSAQHATGAPIFQVPMYPTPMYSYSPGVMYPAIYPPEYPMYDDKGDEHNPQQAPEEVMHPAMWQPPTMLEYNPDSAEYLPHEDDGAMMQPVPPTMQPIAHVLDPNVPNFTMQMGPPTPIPADAEYEDMTPAPSDDYNVINNNAMMSPSANLMSSPSSNASSQQNLTQNDIYIVPQQQPQPQLESQQLQQQQHAQLMEIPPHETQIIHHDQQAMIDEENNYIIEEDHDHQVLYSQPMSPPPQQQHTHSQPVPVENCYNPEPVVMQAQTPMQPAEPPAAILTQSSQVQEPSPPPPVPSLIQTPVAVAPTVTSTHIPIPLPITITHVPPPQLNKPPPPIPIEFLKLEQQQQQLQQQQQQQQQQQQQQSHSVLSDPTNNSKKRTSEVASVATPAIVNNKTGSNSGEQHKPVPSNQHHNQQGMVTSSSKSQTTTAEEMARLTRAVQEKFVLKDDRRNMAYRSTWSSSSSHLPNTTISSFTSSTTTVVQHNTQQQKKATASVSVSAIPNKEFTSISSSSGMSVSSTKPYYKNTSPVPFTTLKTTSAPLSMQKQQPPPLAPQKSFTSLDQQPPPLTSSMMGGPIMESKKVEAIPHRENPMPTPLPPPGPPPLLSVPPPQPPYAPGPTSYAPPPVTTAPPTAMSWASLFNSSSSSSNLSSSIQPASASSTIIPPPTAINSPALPTPSPFAPSFIPQLQRGQHSSSTPSSASHTAALPASALDASSSKKPIAKVLPFDKNNSSSSSGSNTAGMSYSAASAQGLSSGSGSQSTGGGGNKGKNAAAQQQSQQQSSTSRPEQLDENTLKLGEFLSAYQIENNSTSIQPRGLINRSNYCYINAILQALVACPPFYHLMRAIRSLPAARNSKHPKPFIDAMTALVSEFSTLQLRSKVQRDKSKKEETPEIHYDSPFEPVVIHKILNLLRSDIFQVEGRQEDAEEFLGCVLNRLNDEMLELMKLSKNESEVNGDDTANGEVHGDDQDDWKVIRGNRNKGTITRTTDFGRSPISDIFGGKLRSRVQREGDHATDNIQPFFTLQLDIEKAASVKDALDLLVGKDQLEGVTCSKTKQEIAAWQQVTLEELPIVMILHLKCFDYKMDGCTKILKTLEFPIELKIDSKLMSSKGKTYTAKQKQYKLFAVVYHDGKEATKGHYITDVFHAGYGSWIRYDDSTVKAVPEFNVLHPKAPRVPYLLYYRRLDTHYHGGSNGSNSSAASSNNSSGTGAPGSYGPGSNASSSNNNNSSSNNNTNTNNSNSVNSNVSSTGNSYSANSGYSGGSVPK, from the exons AAGCCGCACGAGTGTTACGAGTTTCTCGATTTGACCGACGTTGATGATTGCGTGAAGAACGCACTGGCTTCCACTCTGTATACTGGGCCGGCTTCAGCTGGTGTTGGGGGTGGTGGTGTTGGTGGTAGTAATGGTAACGGAAACGGCGGTGACGACAGTAATTCAGGTGGCTTCAAGGGTAATCGCAAGCAGTATCGCACCCGTCGGAGACAATCCAATGCGTCCTCTGTGATGTCATCATCGGACGGATCTGGAGTGTACGAATACATTCCGTACGATACCCGTCGGTATCCAGCCTATCCGCATCTGGTAACGGCCACCTATCCGTCCAGTCATTCTGCGGGTCTGCCGGAGTATCATCATAGTCCCCAATTTCCGTACAGTGTAGCTCCGATCATCGTAGATGGTTCCAGTGGATTTTATCGGCACTCATCGACAGCTCCGACGAAGCGAACCAGCCATTCGCGATCTACGGATCACGCGGTCACTACGGGAAGAGCATCGCACCACTACCATCCGCAGTCACAGGTGCCGCCACCATCCTGGTCGCCGGTAGTGGTGGCTTCTTCCGCCTCTTCCGCCTACACACTGCCAAACAGTTCTG CAAACACAAGCCTAGAGACGCCTTACACTGAATTTGACGAGTGCGACCATCAGCTCAGCTGCCCGCCCGGCTGCTATCACGTTATTGGCGATAGAAACTTTGTCCCGCCAATAGTAGACACTTCAACCGCAACGGCTGCATCTACACCGGTGACGACTACTATGCCTCCTCATACCACCAATCCCCAGTATCAGtcgcaacaacagcagcaacaagcgcagcaacagcagcaccaACCGCAACAACAATCACAAAGCCAGACGCAAACATCACAGGTCCAACCAGGGAACGGTCATAATGTAACAGCGAGTGTTAGCCGTGGTGCCGGCGAGCAGCAAACCATTGTAGCTGCTCCCTCGGCTTCTCATCAAGCCATGTACCCATCGCAGCCGATTCCGACAGGTTATATGGCTGGTGGACCGCATGGAAATACGATGTACCCGATGCAAGTCATTCCTCAGCCTTTGCCGGGAAACGTTTACGTCAGCAATCTGACCGCAAATGTTAATGTGCATGGTTTCATGCCACATGGAATGCCTGCATCCTACATGACAGCAGCAGGTACCCCTCCGGGACCAACTACAGGTGCGTTCATCGCCAGCGAAGTGCCCCCCGTTGGTGGACATGAAATGATAGGGCAGGTAATGGGGCCGCGTGGAGGCGACGCGCGTGGAGCGATCAGGCGTACTGGCAGAAGTAGCCGAATTGGAAGTGCACCCCGACCGCGCGGTACCTTTGTGCCACACCACGTGGCACAACAACCTATTGTTGTTCAGCAAGGACAACCACAGCAACCTATTCCACAGGGACAAAATCAACCGCAGCAACAGCAACCGTCAACACCACAACCACAGCAGCAGGGACAAAGCCAGAGTCAACAGACGCAGGTACAGCAACCACCACAACAGCACACACCGGAGCTCGTTCAGCATCCGATGACGATGGAACCGCAGCAAATGATGAGTCCAGCACAAGCTTACGGATACGGTGGCGGATATTATTTCCCATTACAGTTCTATCAACCCCACGTTCAAGGTCATCACCCGTCGGCACAACATGCAACTGGAGCACCGATTTTCCAAGTGCCGATGTACCCAACACCAATGTACAGTTACTCGCCAGGAGTCATGTACCCGGCAATCTATCCACCAGAATATCCCATGTACGACGACAAAGGGGATGAACATAACCCTCAGCAAGCGCCGGAAGAAGTCATGCATCCAGCAATGTGGCAACCACCAACAATGTTGGAGTATAATCCTGATTCGGCAGAGTACCTTCCGCATGAGGATGACGGTGCGATGATGCAACCTGTGCCACCCACTATGCAGCCAATTGCTCACGTTCTCGACCCCAATGTCCCGAATTTCACCATGCAAATGGGACCTCCAACTCCAATTCCAGCGGATGCCGAGTATGAAGACATGACTCCTGCTCCATCCGATGATTATAACGTTATCAACAACAACGCTATGATGTCTCCCTCTGCCAACCTGATGTCGTCCCCATCTTCGAATGCTTCGTCACAGCAAAATTTGACCCAAAACGACATCTACATTGTGCCACAGCAACAACCGCAACCTCAACTTGAGTCTCAACAgctgcagcaacagcaacacgCTCAACTCATGGAAATACCACCTCATGAGACACAAATCATTCATCACGATCAGCAGGCGATGATTGACGAAGAAAACAATTACATAATCGAAGAAGATCATGACCATCAGGTGCTATATAGTCAACCGATGAGTCCACCACCACAACAACAGCACACTCACAGTCAGCCTGTTCCCGTCGAGAATTGCTATAATCCTGAACCAGTAGTCATGCAAGCACAAACACCAATGCAACCTGCTGAGCCACCAGCGGCGATACTAACGCAAAGTTCACAAGTACAAGAACCATCTCCGCCGCCACCGGTACCTTCCCTCATACAAACACCAGTCGCTGTTGCACCCACAGTAACATCCACACATATTCCAATACCATTACCGATAACAATAACCCATGTACCCCCACCTCAGCTCAACAAACCACCTCCACCGATTCCAATAGAGTTCTTAAAACtcgaacagcagcagcaacaattacaacaacaacaacaacaacaacagcagcagcaacaacaacagtcTCATTCGGTTCTAAGCGACCCTACCAATAACTCGAAAAAGAGAACCAGTGAGGTAGCCTCTGTTGCTACACCTGCCATAGTCAACAATAAGACTGGCAGTAACAGTGGAGAGCAACACAAGCCTGTGCCAAGCAATCAGCACCATAACCAGCAGGGAATGGTGACTAGTAGCAGCAAGAGTCAAACGACTACTGCCGAAGAAATGGCTCGGCTGACCAGAGCCGTTCAGGAAAAATTCGTCCTAAAAGATGACCGCCGTAATATGGCCTACAGAAGCACCTGGTCTTCGTCTTCTTCGCATCTTCCAAACACCACGATTTCTTCGTTCACATCCTCTACGACCACCGTCGTGCAGCATAACACTCAGCAGCAGAAGAAAGCAACCGCTTCCGTCTCTGTTTCGGCTATCCCAAACAAGGAGTTCACTAGTATCAGCAGCAGCTCTGGCATGTCGGTCAGCTCGACCAAACCCTACTATAAGAACACCTCACCCGTTCCATTTACCACACTGAAAACTACTTCCGCCCCTCTGTCGATGCAAAAGCAGCAACCACCACCACTTGCGCCACAGAAATCTTTCACTTCGCTTGACCAACAACCGCCGCCGCTAACGTCCTCCATGATGGGCGGTCCAATCATGGAATCGAAAAAAGTGGAAGCAATACCTCATCGCGAAAACCCAATGCCGACGCCTCTTCCACCTCCAGGCCCGCCGCCGCTACTATCAGTACCGCCTCCGCAGCCTCCCTACGCGCCAGGTCCCACCTCCTACGCACCTCCTCCAGTAACAACGGCCCCGCCCACTGCCATGTCCTGGGCCAGTCTGTTCAACTCATCTTCGTCGTCGTCCAATCTGTCATCGTCTATTCAACCGGCATCCGCCAGCAGTACTATCATACCACCACCGACAGCCATCAACTCTCCAGCGCTTCCAACTCCGTCTCCTTTCGCACCTAGTTTCATTCCCCAACTGCAGCGGGGTCAGCACTCGTCATCAACACCATCGTCAGCGTCACACACCGCAGCTCTACCCGCATCAGCGCTGGACGCATCTTCGTCAAAAAAGCCCATCGCAAAAGTACTTCCATTCGATAAGAAcaacagtagcagcagcagtggctcAAATACAGCTGGAATGTCCTACTCCGCTGCTTCCGCACAAGGTCTCTCGTCTGGTTCCGGCAGTCAATCGACCGGCGGTGGTGGCAATAAGGGCAAAAATGCCGCTGCCCAGCAGCAATCGCAGCAGCAGTCGTCCACCTCCAGACCGGAACAGTTGGACGAGAATACGCTCAAGCTCGGTG AGTTTCTAAGCGCTTACCAGATCGAGAACAACAGCACCAGTATCCAGCCACGAGGGCTAATCAACCGATCCAACTACTGTTACATTAACGCCATCCTGCAGGCACTGGTCGCCTGTCCACCGTTTTATCATCTGATGCGCGCAATTCGTTCGTTGCCGGCAGCTCGAAACAGCAAGCATCCAAAGCCATTCATCGACGCTAT GACCGCCTTGGTGTCGGAGTTTTCTACCCTACAATTGCGCTCTAAAGTTCAGCGTGATAAATCTAAGAAGGAAGAAACACCGGAGATTCACTATGATTCACCCTTTGAACCGGTGGTTATTCACAAAATCCTCAACCTTTTGCGATCGGACATTTTCCAGGTGGAGGGACGTCAGGAGGACGCCGAAGAATTCCTCGGTTGTGTATTGAATCGACTCAATGATGAAATGCTTGAG CTGATGAAGctaagcaaaaatgaatccGAAGTCAACGGAGACGATACCGCCAACGGGGAGGTACACGGTGACGATCAGGATGACTGGAAG GTTATCCGTGGTAATCGAAACAAGGGCACCATTACGAGAACGACCGATTTCGGTCGCTCACCGATCAGCGATATTTTCGGCGGAAAGCTGCGATCACGTGTGCAGCGCGAAGGCGATCACGCGACAGACAACATTCAACCGTTCTTCACGTTGCAGCTCGACATTGAG AAAGCCGCTTCAGTGAAGGATGCGCTCGATCTGCTGGTTGGCAAGGACCAGCTCGAGGGTGTCACCTGTTCCAAAACTAAGCAAGAAATTGCTGCCTGGCAGCAGGTTACCCTGGAAGAACTTCCGATCGTAATGATCCTGCACCTGAAGTGTTTCGACTACAAGATGGACGGTTGCACCAAGATCCTCAAAACGTTGGAATTTCCCATTGAGTTAAAGATTGATTCAA AACTAATGTCTTCAaagggtaaaacttacacagCGAAACAGAAGCAGTACAAGCTGTTTGCCGTTGTGTATCATGACGGCAAGGAGGCCACCAAAGGGCATTACATTACCGATGTATTCCATGCCGGTTACGGTAGCTGGATTCGCTACGATGATAGTACGGTTAAGGCGGTACCGGAGTTCAACGTTCTTCATCCTAAGGCACCACGGGTACCTTATCTACTGTACTATAGACGACTAGATACACATTATCACGGTGGCAGCAACGGAAGCAACAGTAGCGCTGCTTCAAGTAATAATAGCTCGGGAACAGGTGCGCCTGGCAGCTATGGGCCTGGTAGTAACGCTAGTagtagcaacaacaacaacagcagcagcaacaataaTACTAACACTAACAACAGTAACAGTGTAAATAGCAACGTCAGTTCTACTGGAAATAGTTACAGTGCAAATAGTGGATACAGTGGCGGCAGCGTTCCGAAGTAA
- the LOC129721565 gene encoding nascent polypeptide-associated complex subunit alpha, muscle-specific form isoform X2, with amino-acid sequence MDHTKTPHECYEFLDLTDVDDCVKNALASTLYTGPASAGVGGGGVGGSNGNGNGGDDSNSGGFKGNRKQYRTRRRQSNASSVMSSSDGSGVYEYIPYDTRRYPAYPHLVTATYPSSHSAGLPEYHHSPQFPYSVAPIIVDGSSGFYRHSSTAPTKRTSHSRSTDHAVTTGRASHHYHPQSQVPPPSWSPVVVASSASSAYTLPNSSANTSLETPYTEFDECDHQLSCPPGCYHVIGDRNFVPPIVDTSTATAASTPVTTTMPPHTTNPQYQSQQQQQQAQQQQHQPQQQSQSQTQTSQVQPGNGHNVTASVSRGAGEQQTIVAAPSASHQAMYPSQPIPTGYMAGGPHGNTMYPMQVIPQPLPGNVYVSNLTANVNVHGFMPHGMPASYMTAAGTPPGPTTGAFIASEVPPVGGHEMIGQVMGPRGGDARGAIRRTGRSSRIGSAPRPRGTFVPHHVAQQPIVVQQGQPQQPIPQGQNQPQQQQPSTPQPQQQGQSQSQQTQVQQPPQQHTPELVQHPMTMEPQQMMSPAQAYGYGGGYYFPLQFYQPHVQGHHPSAQHATGAPIFQVPMYPTPMYSYSPGVMYPAIYPPEYPMYDDKGDEHNPQQAPEEVMHPAMWQPPTMLEYNPDSAEYLPHEDDGAMMQPVPPTMQPIAHVLDPNVPNFTMQMGPPTPIPADAEYEDMTPAPSDDYNVINNNAMMSPSANLMSSPSSNASSQQNLTQNDIYIVPQQQPQPQLESQQLQQQQHAQLMEIPPHETQIIHHDQQAMIDEENNYIIEEDHDHQVLYSQPMSPPPQQQHTHSQPVPVENCYNPEPVVMQAQTPMQPAEPPAAILTQSSQVQEPSPPPPVPSLIQTPVAVAPTVTSTHIPIPLPITITHVPPPQLNKPPPPIPIEFLKLEQQQQQLQQQQQQQQQQQQQQSHSVLSDPTNNSKKRTSEVASVATPAIVNNKTGSNSGEQHKPVPSNQHHNQQGMVTSSSKSQTTTAEEMARLTRAVQEKFVLKDDRRNMAYRSTWSSSSSHLPNTTISSFTSSTTTVVQHNTQQQKKATASVSVSAIPNKEFTSISSSSGMSVSSTKPYYKNTSPVPFTTLKTTSAPLSMQKQQPPPLAPQKSFTSLDQQPPPLTSSMMGGPIMESKKVEAIPHRENPMPTPLPPPGPPPLLSVPPPQPPYAPGPTSYAPPPVTTAPPTAMSWASLFNSSSSSSNLSSSIQPASASSTIIPPPTAINSPALPTPSPFAPSFIPQLQRGQHSSSTPSSASHTAALPASALDASSSKKPIAKVLPFDKNNSSSSSGSNTAGMSYSAASAQGLSSGSGSQSTGGGGNKGKNAAAQQQSQQQSSTSRPEQLDENTLKLGEFLSAYQIENNSTSIQPRGLINRSNYCYINAILQALVACPPFYHLMRAIRSLPAARNSKHPKPFIDAMTALVSEFSTLQLRSKVQRDKSKKEETPEIHYDSPFEPVVIHKILNLLRSDIFQVEGRQEDAEEFLGCVLNRLNDEMLELMKLSKNESEVNGDDTANGEVHGDDQDDWKVIRGNRNKGTITRTTDFGRSPISDIFGGKLRSRVQREGDHATDNIQPFFTLQLDIEKAASVKDALDLLVGKDQLEGVTCSKTKQEIAAWQQVTLEELPIVMILHLKCFDYKMDGCTKILKTLEFPIELKIDSKLMSSKGKTYTAKQKQYKLFAVVYHDGKEATKGHYITDVFHAGYGSWIRYDDSTVKAVPEFNVLHPKAPRVPYLLYYRRLDTHYHGGSNGSNSSAASSNNSSGTGAPGSYGPGSNASSSNNNNSSSNNNTNTNNSNSVNSNVSSTGNSYSANSGYSGGSVPK; translated from the exons CCGCACGAGTGTTACGAGTTTCTCGATTTGACCGACGTTGATGATTGCGTGAAGAACGCACTGGCTTCCACTCTGTATACTGGGCCGGCTTCAGCTGGTGTTGGGGGTGGTGGTGTTGGTGGTAGTAATGGTAACGGAAACGGCGGTGACGACAGTAATTCAGGTGGCTTCAAGGGTAATCGCAAGCAGTATCGCACCCGTCGGAGACAATCCAATGCGTCCTCTGTGATGTCATCATCGGACGGATCTGGAGTGTACGAATACATTCCGTACGATACCCGTCGGTATCCAGCCTATCCGCATCTGGTAACGGCCACCTATCCGTCCAGTCATTCTGCGGGTCTGCCGGAGTATCATCATAGTCCCCAATTTCCGTACAGTGTAGCTCCGATCATCGTAGATGGTTCCAGTGGATTTTATCGGCACTCATCGACAGCTCCGACGAAGCGAACCAGCCATTCGCGATCTACGGATCACGCGGTCACTACGGGAAGAGCATCGCACCACTACCATCCGCAGTCACAGGTGCCGCCACCATCCTGGTCGCCGGTAGTGGTGGCTTCTTCCGCCTCTTCCGCCTACACACTGCCAAACAGTTCTG CAAACACAAGCCTAGAGACGCCTTACACTGAATTTGACGAGTGCGACCATCAGCTCAGCTGCCCGCCCGGCTGCTATCACGTTATTGGCGATAGAAACTTTGTCCCGCCAATAGTAGACACTTCAACCGCAACGGCTGCATCTACACCGGTGACGACTACTATGCCTCCTCATACCACCAATCCCCAGTATCAGtcgcaacaacagcagcaacaagcgcagcaacagcagcaccaACCGCAACAACAATCACAAAGCCAGACGCAAACATCACAGGTCCAACCAGGGAACGGTCATAATGTAACAGCGAGTGTTAGCCGTGGTGCCGGCGAGCAGCAAACCATTGTAGCTGCTCCCTCGGCTTCTCATCAAGCCATGTACCCATCGCAGCCGATTCCGACAGGTTATATGGCTGGTGGACCGCATGGAAATACGATGTACCCGATGCAAGTCATTCCTCAGCCTTTGCCGGGAAACGTTTACGTCAGCAATCTGACCGCAAATGTTAATGTGCATGGTTTCATGCCACATGGAATGCCTGCATCCTACATGACAGCAGCAGGTACCCCTCCGGGACCAACTACAGGTGCGTTCATCGCCAGCGAAGTGCCCCCCGTTGGTGGACATGAAATGATAGGGCAGGTAATGGGGCCGCGTGGAGGCGACGCGCGTGGAGCGATCAGGCGTACTGGCAGAAGTAGCCGAATTGGAAGTGCACCCCGACCGCGCGGTACCTTTGTGCCACACCACGTGGCACAACAACCTATTGTTGTTCAGCAAGGACAACCACAGCAACCTATTCCACAGGGACAAAATCAACCGCAGCAACAGCAACCGTCAACACCACAACCACAGCAGCAGGGACAAAGCCAGAGTCAACAGACGCAGGTACAGCAACCACCACAACAGCACACACCGGAGCTCGTTCAGCATCCGATGACGATGGAACCGCAGCAAATGATGAGTCCAGCACAAGCTTACGGATACGGTGGCGGATATTATTTCCCATTACAGTTCTATCAACCCCACGTTCAAGGTCATCACCCGTCGGCACAACATGCAACTGGAGCACCGATTTTCCAAGTGCCGATGTACCCAACACCAATGTACAGTTACTCGCCAGGAGTCATGTACCCGGCAATCTATCCACCAGAATATCCCATGTACGACGACAAAGGGGATGAACATAACCCTCAGCAAGCGCCGGAAGAAGTCATGCATCCAGCAATGTGGCAACCACCAACAATGTTGGAGTATAATCCTGATTCGGCAGAGTACCTTCCGCATGAGGATGACGGTGCGATGATGCAACCTGTGCCACCCACTATGCAGCCAATTGCTCACGTTCTCGACCCCAATGTCCCGAATTTCACCATGCAAATGGGACCTCCAACTCCAATTCCAGCGGATGCCGAGTATGAAGACATGACTCCTGCTCCATCCGATGATTATAACGTTATCAACAACAACGCTATGATGTCTCCCTCTGCCAACCTGATGTCGTCCCCATCTTCGAATGCTTCGTCACAGCAAAATTTGACCCAAAACGACATCTACATTGTGCCACAGCAACAACCGCAACCTCAACTTGAGTCTCAACAgctgcagcaacagcaacacgCTCAACTCATGGAAATACCACCTCATGAGACACAAATCATTCATCACGATCAGCAGGCGATGATTGACGAAGAAAACAATTACATAATCGAAGAAGATCATGACCATCAGGTGCTATATAGTCAACCGATGAGTCCACCACCACAACAACAGCACACTCACAGTCAGCCTGTTCCCGTCGAGAATTGCTATAATCCTGAACCAGTAGTCATGCAAGCACAAACACCAATGCAACCTGCTGAGCCACCAGCGGCGATACTAACGCAAAGTTCACAAGTACAAGAACCATCTCCGCCGCCACCGGTACCTTCCCTCATACAAACACCAGTCGCTGTTGCACCCACAGTAACATCCACACATATTCCAATACCATTACCGATAACAATAACCCATGTACCCCCACCTCAGCTCAACAAACCACCTCCACCGATTCCAATAGAGTTCTTAAAACtcgaacagcagcagcaacaattacaacaacaacaacaacaacaacagcagcagcaacaacaacagtcTCATTCGGTTCTAAGCGACCCTACCAATAACTCGAAAAAGAGAACCAGTGAGGTAGCCTCTGTTGCTACACCTGCCATAGTCAACAATAAGACTGGCAGTAACAGTGGAGAGCAACACAAGCCTGTGCCAAGCAATCAGCACCATAACCAGCAGGGAATGGTGACTAGTAGCAGCAAGAGTCAAACGACTACTGCCGAAGAAATGGCTCGGCTGACCAGAGCCGTTCAGGAAAAATTCGTCCTAAAAGATGACCGCCGTAATATGGCCTACAGAAGCACCTGGTCTTCGTCTTCTTCGCATCTTCCAAACACCACGATTTCTTCGTTCACATCCTCTACGACCACCGTCGTGCAGCATAACACTCAGCAGCAGAAGAAAGCAACCGCTTCCGTCTCTGTTTCGGCTATCCCAAACAAGGAGTTCACTAGTATCAGCAGCAGCTCTGGCATGTCGGTCAGCTCGACCAAACCCTACTATAAGAACACCTCACCCGTTCCATTTACCACACTGAAAACTACTTCCGCCCCTCTGTCGATGCAAAAGCAGCAACCACCACCACTTGCGCCACAGAAATCTTTCACTTCGCTTGACCAACAACCGCCGCCGCTAACGTCCTCCATGATGGGCGGTCCAATCATGGAATCGAAAAAAGTGGAAGCAATACCTCATCGCGAAAACCCAATGCCGACGCCTCTTCCACCTCCAGGCCCGCCGCCGCTACTATCAGTACCGCCTCCGCAGCCTCCCTACGCGCCAGGTCCCACCTCCTACGCACCTCCTCCAGTAACAACGGCCCCGCCCACTGCCATGTCCTGGGCCAGTCTGTTCAACTCATCTTCGTCGTCGTCCAATCTGTCATCGTCTATTCAACCGGCATCCGCCAGCAGTACTATCATACCACCACCGACAGCCATCAACTCTCCAGCGCTTCCAACTCCGTCTCCTTTCGCACCTAGTTTCATTCCCCAACTGCAGCGGGGTCAGCACTCGTCATCAACACCATCGTCAGCGTCACACACCGCAGCTCTACCCGCATCAGCGCTGGACGCATCTTCGTCAAAAAAGCCCATCGCAAAAGTACTTCCATTCGATAAGAAcaacagtagcagcagcagtggctcAAATACAGCTGGAATGTCCTACTCCGCTGCTTCCGCACAAGGTCTCTCGTCTGGTTCCGGCAGTCAATCGACCGGCGGTGGTGGCAATAAGGGCAAAAATGCCGCTGCCCAGCAGCAATCGCAGCAGCAGTCGTCCACCTCCAGACCGGAACAGTTGGACGAGAATACGCTCAAGCTCGGTG AGTTTCTAAGCGCTTACCAGATCGAGAACAACAGCACCAGTATCCAGCCACGAGGGCTAATCAACCGATCCAACTACTGTTACATTAACGCCATCCTGCAGGCACTGGTCGCCTGTCCACCGTTTTATCATCTGATGCGCGCAATTCGTTCGTTGCCGGCAGCTCGAAACAGCAAGCATCCAAAGCCATTCATCGACGCTAT GACCGCCTTGGTGTCGGAGTTTTCTACCCTACAATTGCGCTCTAAAGTTCAGCGTGATAAATCTAAGAAGGAAGAAACACCGGAGATTCACTATGATTCACCCTTTGAACCGGTGGTTATTCACAAAATCCTCAACCTTTTGCGATCGGACATTTTCCAGGTGGAGGGACGTCAGGAGGACGCCGAAGAATTCCTCGGTTGTGTATTGAATCGACTCAATGATGAAATGCTTGAG CTGATGAAGctaagcaaaaatgaatccGAAGTCAACGGAGACGATACCGCCAACGGGGAGGTACACGGTGACGATCAGGATGACTGGAAG GTTATCCGTGGTAATCGAAACAAGGGCACCATTACGAGAACGACCGATTTCGGTCGCTCACCGATCAGCGATATTTTCGGCGGAAAGCTGCGATCACGTGTGCAGCGCGAAGGCGATCACGCGACAGACAACATTCAACCGTTCTTCACGTTGCAGCTCGACATTGAG AAAGCCGCTTCAGTGAAGGATGCGCTCGATCTGCTGGTTGGCAAGGACCAGCTCGAGGGTGTCACCTGTTCCAAAACTAAGCAAGAAATTGCTGCCTGGCAGCAGGTTACCCTGGAAGAACTTCCGATCGTAATGATCCTGCACCTGAAGTGTTTCGACTACAAGATGGACGGTTGCACCAAGATCCTCAAAACGTTGGAATTTCCCATTGAGTTAAAGATTGATTCAA AACTAATGTCTTCAaagggtaaaacttacacagCGAAACAGAAGCAGTACAAGCTGTTTGCCGTTGTGTATCATGACGGCAAGGAGGCCACCAAAGGGCATTACATTACCGATGTATTCCATGCCGGTTACGGTAGCTGGATTCGCTACGATGATAGTACGGTTAAGGCGGTACCGGAGTTCAACGTTCTTCATCCTAAGGCACCACGGGTACCTTATCTACTGTACTATAGACGACTAGATACACATTATCACGGTGGCAGCAACGGAAGCAACAGTAGCGCTGCTTCAAGTAATAATAGCTCGGGAACAGGTGCGCCTGGCAGCTATGGGCCTGGTAGTAACGCTAGTagtagcaacaacaacaacagcagcagcaacaataaTACTAACACTAACAACAGTAACAGTGTAAATAGCAACGTCAGTTCTACTGGAAATAGTTACAGTGCAAATAGTGGATACAGTGGCGGCAGCGTTCCGAAGTAA